From a single Solenopsis invicta isolate M01_SB chromosome 6, UNIL_Sinv_3.0, whole genome shotgun sequence genomic region:
- the LOC105207462 gene encoding uncharacterized protein LOC105207462 — protein sequence MRRIRVSARSGFATTIGGRPVDSHEDRRVTRARTNVRSRTMSETSGDSIKYKWTPESTALLVSVWSDRQVQKQLEYAARPQMIWESMARYMKKKGYNVTGKQCRSRMKQVLVCYREAKRVGTRAGVEQYYETIDRVLRSKRLDTNINVGADTVDAIVKSPPKDVKTNKNLQMRLKVQEPVQSLFRTEALSPTWIVGCENEYPDSPESNETIIAKPHRVFSPTRDVAINTGERFIHIGNRAVQTNPIEKPIREDYRQNILTSFPYGEIPYQNTVQNVQNQIIQENMQQHQNIQQQNYTGWNQLPQHNVPVNNQLGFQQNVRNLNQQYLPNGMTQNNMMQNPNVENIARQQNQLHRGALYAGNQAMPQEPRKVTYAQNLTTYRQYQDIGPRLTCTANVLSNGSPDYSPDVSQNLNDAFCESKSDDKSHNLNETYSRPTDNPLQADITVVTNNATCNDDSLLLDFLLESPSPPPENGGKSRDSAVNTDEMPSAPFRKKKAQKLEQLMLNAINSQNEVVNKILAAQNDMVTRFLDVDRDRQNRLENRLDHLLDVVHATVLNKNENPSPPPMPETAITSLLPPPKPGMVPPKLDLVPPKPCRVPCTIPNSNIELVNQNPILTRPGVVSPITVSPAGKKLGTIWSKLGPVSTSPFVKAQQRLGFQPVYNNNDARTKSSAERRIAREIGGMRMDVQSLVYETMKLLEAERELEAKIENARLELNIGETLTVRRKLFTQREPTPIMILTAAFLDTECRVYEQDPPYYGTWNSRKEKLKYERRDNLVAGQGESYERMRQLNTAIRPDYLGCEPCDTSTPAKLPFNNIAKNANNEGGAPKPSIQQLARLVMNSARWRHSAPQNLACPAVQTVNQEAQNVEYNVTLTAPKANAPPPSPSPEPQGFVKGFDTQRKLGSYNEAAFDCRPLENDLRGQSKFPMGFSTALLMANDQRSTTLPRQTNSGVSRGLGFGTENPLTDRKNNVRFMDEALAELQRMCIERQNTDLNEALLPFVVSNGNSAISAQNRNLIERYVSDLMSKKTKDKDSDSDDEYLDTSTSMHPACMVRRSSLTSNGTASTETRSMKIGKAANCRIS from the exons ATGAGGCGGATCCGCGTATCCGCTAGATCCGGGTTCGCGACGACGATCGGCGGGCGACCTGTTGATTCCCACGAGGATCGCCGCGTGACGCGAG CACGGACGAACGTCCGGTCGCGAACGATGTCGGAGACGAGCGGGGACAGCATCAAGTACAAGTGGACTCCGGAGAGCACCGCGCTGCTCGTCTCGGTGTGGTCCGACCGGCAGGTGCAGAAGCAGCTCGAATATGCTGCCCGGCCGCAGATGATCTGGGAGAGCATGGCGCGTTACATGAAGAAGAAGGGTTACAACGTCACGGGCAAGCAATGCCGATCGCGCATGAAGCAGGTCCTGGTGTGCTACCGCGAAGCCAAGCGAGTAGGCACCCGCGCTGGCGTGGAACAGTACTACGAGACCATCGACCGGGTGCTGAGAAGCAAACGTCTGGACACCAACATCAACGTCGGCGCGGACACCGTGG ATGCAATTGTGAAGTCACCTCCGAAGGATGTGAAGACCAACAAGAATCTGCAGATGAGACTGAAGGTTCAGGAACCTGTGCAATCTCTCTTTCGAACGGAGGCTTTGTCTCCCACATGGATAGTGGGCT gTGAGAATGAGTATCCAGATTCACCCGAGTCGAACGAGACCATAATAGCCAAGCCGCACCGAGTCTTCTCCCCTACGAGAGACGTCGCCATAAACACTGGCGAGCGTTTCATTCACATTGGCAATCGAGCGGTACAGACAAATCCGATAGAGAAGCCGATACGCGAGGACTATCGGCAGAACATACTGACTTCTTTCCCATACGGAGAGATCccgtatcagaacacagtgcaGAACGTGCAGAATCAGATTATTCAGGAGAACATGCAACAACATCAAAATATCCAGCAACAAAATTATACCGGGTGGAATCAGTTGCCGCAGCACAATGTGCCAGTGAACAATCAGCTCGGCTTCCAGCAGAACGTGCGCAATCTCAACCAGCAGTACTTGCCGAACGGGATGACACAGAACAACATGATGCAGAATCCTAACGTGGAAAATATTGCGCGTCAACAAAATCAGCTGCACCGAGGTGCGCTGTACGCGGGTAATCAAGCGATGCCGCAGGAGCCGCGTAAGGTCACTTACGCGCAAAACTTGACTACGTACAGACAGTATCAAGACATCGGGCCTCGTTTAACTTGTACGGCGAACGTCCTCTCAAACGGATCGCCGGACTACTCGCCGGACGTGTCGCAGAACTTGAACGATGCTTTCTGTGAGTCAAAGAGCGATGACAAGTCGCATAACTTGAACGAGACGTACAGCCGACCCACGGACAATCCTCTGCAGGCGGATATTACTGTCGTGACGAACAATGCGACTTGTAACGATGATAGTTTGTTGCTGGACTTCTTGTTGGAATCACCCTCTCCACCTCCGGAGAACGGCGGAAAGTCGCGGGACAGCGCCGTGAACACGGACGAGATGCCGAGCGCACCGTTTAGAAAAAAGAAGGCGCAGAAATTGGAGCAACTTATGCTCAACGCAATTAATTCTCAAAATGAAGTTGTCAATAAG atctTGGCTGCACAGAATGACATGGTCACGCGATTCCTCGATGTAGACAGAGATCGGCAGAATAGACTCGAGAACAGATTGGATCATTTACTAGACGTCGTTCATGCTACAGTACTTAATAAGAATGAAAACCCATCACCGCCACCGATGCCGGAAACTGCGATTACCTCCTTGCTTCCGCCACCGAAGCCTGGAATGGTCCCGCCCAAGTTAGATCTGGTTCCGCCAAAGCCTTGTCGCGTTCCTTGCACGATACCGAATTCAAACATCGAGTTGGTCAATCAGAATCCCATTCTAACTAGACCCGGCGTCGTGTCGCCAATCACCGTCAGTCCAGCAGGCAAAAAGCTCGGCACTATATGGTCGAAATTAGGCCCGGTGTCTACGTCGCCGTTTGTGAAGGCTCAGCAACGACTCGGTTTTCAGCCTGTCTACAACAACAACGACGCACGCACGAAATCGTCAGCGGAGAGACGCATCGCTAGGGAGATAGGTGGAATGCGTATGGACGTGCAAAGCTTGGTCTATGAGACAATGAAGCTGCTGGAAGCGGAACGCGAACTCGAGGCAAAGATAGAAAACGCGCGACTGGAACTAAATATAGGCGAGACTTTGACCGTTCGCAGAAAGCTGTTCACGCAACGAGAACCCACCCCCATTATGATACTAACCGCGGCTTTCTTGGATACCGAGTGTCGCGTCTACGAGCAGGATCCGCCTTATTACGGCACCTGGAATTCGCGAAAGGAGAAACTAAAGTACGAGCGACGGGATAATCTTGTAGCCGGACAGGGTGAGAGCTATGAGCGTATGCGTCAGTTAAATACGGCAATCCGACCCGATTACTTGGGCTGCGAGCCGTGCGATACATCGACTCCGGCAAAATTGCCGTTCAACAATATTGCCAAGAACGCCAATAATGAAGGCGGAGCACCGAAGCCAAGCATTCAGCAGCTTGCGCGACTCGTGATGAACAGCGCGAGATGGCGACATTCCGCTCCGCAGAATTTAGCCTGTCCTGCAGTTCAAACGGTAAATCAAGAAGCTCAGAACGTCGAGTATAACGTGACTCTCACCGCTCCGAAAGCGAACGCGCCTCCACCTTCACCTTCTCCTGAACCGCAAGGATTCGTCAAGGGCTTCGACACGCAACGTAAACTAGGCAGCTATAATGAAGCAGCTTTTGATTGTAGACCTCTGGAAAACGATCTGCGTGGTCAATCCAAATTCCCGATGGGCTTCAGCACTGCTCTGTTAATGGCCAACGATCAAAGAAGCACGACTCTACCGAGGCAGACGAACAGCGGAGTATCTAGAGGATTGGGATTCGGGACTGAGAATCCATTGACCGATCGCAAAAACAATGTCCGTTTCATGGATGAGGCGTTGGCCGAGCTACAACGGATGTGTATCGAGCGTCAGAACACTGATCTGAACGAAGCATTATTGCCTTTTGTGGTGAGTAACGGCAATAGTGCGATAAGCGCACAAAATCGCAATCTGATAGAGCGTTACGTGAGCGACCTGATGTCGAAGAAGACGAAAGACAAGGACTCGGACTCGGACGATGAATATCTCGACACTTCCACCAGTATGCATCCGGCTTGTATGGTGCGCAGAAGCTCGTTGACTTCAAACGGCACAGCGTCGACGGAAACCCGTTCGATGAAAATCGGCAAAGCAGCTAACTGTAGAATAAGTTAA